A portion of the Lacibacter sp. H375 genome contains these proteins:
- a CDS encoding T9SS type A sorting domain-containing protein: protein TSTESATLDVKTATTATNLTDANRCVGSTIAVTFTTTASGTGPFTYVWKKNGVVIVGATTNSYTVNGPITMDHSGTYSVEVTGACNTTIKSAVLTVNPLPIISCSATPSQIDIMSAAHNSQLNVDLSANADSDPTHYSYSWTEDGAGSFNFNNVKNPVYTAGILDAAQTVSFTVTVTNLLTGCVSTSNCSLTVNTIGSCPEVPTAEICNGSTNEYTASRAPSVNETWKWSVNNGATIDGADNAQTVKVKAGGQNFTLTLTISYANTDISPSVCTYEVTVVPCGGYCTYTQGKYGNKSPACDGDGIGDGVAIKYPTVVDMIKAMLGVGGIGNPLVIGSNGKFITIPATASAAVLLNASMPGGSNPRELFGSCTVDNVPSLPLCWTPGTNTSTTYITKQGKINNVLLSQTITLGLNLRVSGGLGDFAIEAGTFATAKADGGCGSTIPKERSCYLNELGQLVVVNEYVYKTIPQSIIDALNAGGYDLTVGGLYALANDALGNTDLETGKERGASLGAITDAVASINEGFDECRIFIGWNVGPCEVPSRRININSSGVINSADVTALSVESLRVSAYPNPFAEKVSFAIVSPVSGKASLEIYNMFGQKLQTVYEGYLTAGRTQLVEFRPGSTIAAGTLVYKLNVAGKQVTGKLVNLKQ, encoded by the coding sequence CACTTCTACCGAAAGTGCAACACTTGACGTGAAGACTGCTACAACTGCAACTAACCTAACCGATGCGAATCGTTGTGTAGGTAGTACAATAGCAGTAACCTTTACAACAACAGCGAGCGGAACCGGACCATTCACCTATGTATGGAAGAAGAATGGAGTGGTGATAGTAGGAGCAACAACAAACAGTTATACAGTTAACGGACCGATCACCATGGATCATTCCGGAACCTATAGCGTGGAGGTAACAGGAGCATGTAATACGACAATTAAGAGTGCTGTATTAACTGTAAATCCATTGCCAATCATCAGTTGTTCAGCAACTCCATCACAGATCGATATCATGTCCGCTGCACACAATTCGCAATTGAATGTGGATCTTAGTGCAAATGCAGATAGTGATCCTACGCATTACAGCTATTCCTGGACAGAAGATGGAGCAGGTTCATTCAACTTCAATAACGTGAAGAATCCTGTTTACACAGCCGGTATATTAGATGCAGCTCAAACAGTTTCATTTACTGTTACGGTTACAAATCTTTTGACAGGATGTGTATCAACTTCTAATTGTTCACTTACAGTGAACACAATTGGTAGTTGTCCGGAAGTTCCAACAGCGGAAATATGTAATGGATCAACCAACGAGTACACAGCAAGCAGAGCACCATCGGTTAATGAAACATGGAAGTGGTCTGTTAACAATGGTGCAACCATTGATGGTGCTGATAATGCTCAAACTGTTAAGGTAAAAGCAGGTGGTCAGAACTTCACATTGACACTTACTATTTCGTATGCAAATACAGATATCAGTCCAAGTGTTTGTACATATGAAGTTACAGTTGTACCATGTGGTGGTTATTGCACATACACTCAAGGTAAGTATGGTAATAAGAGCCCGGCTTGTGATGGTGATGGAATTGGTGATGGCGTAGCTATTAAATATCCAACAGTTGTTGATATGATTAAGGCCATGCTTGGTGTAGGTGGTATTGGAAATCCGTTGGTAATTGGAAGTAACGGTAAGTTTATTACCATACCTGCAACAGCATCTGCTGCTGTATTATTGAATGCTTCAATGCCAGGTGGAAGTAACCCAAGAGAATTGTTTGGTAGCTGTACAGTTGACAACGTACCAAGTTTGCCACTATGTTGGACTCCTGGTACAAATACATCAACTACCTACATTACAAAACAAGGAAAGATCAACAATGTGCTCTTATCACAAACGATCACTCTTGGATTGAATTTGAGAGTAAGTGGTGGTTTAGGTGACTTTGCAATTGAAGCTGGCACATTTGCAACAGCAAAAGCCGATGGTGGTTGTGGATCAACCATACCAAAAGAACGCAGCTGTTACCTGAATGAACTTGGCCAATTGGTAGTTGTGAACGAATACGTCTACAAAACAATACCACAAAGTATCATTGATGCGCTTAATGCAGGCGGATATGATCTTACAGTGGGTGGATTGTACGCATTGGCAAATGATGCTTTAGGTAATACTGATCTTGAAACAGGTAAGGAGCGAGGTGCAAGCCTTGGTGCTATAACAGATGCAGTAGCTAGTATCAATGAAGGATTCGATGAATGCAGAATCTTCATCGGTTGGAATGTTGGCCCATGTGAAGTTCCATCAAGAAGAATCAATATTAATTCTTCAGGTGTAATTAACAGCGCCGATGTAACAGCTCTATCAGTTGAAAGCCTTCGTGTATCAGCATATCCTAATCCTTTTGCTGAAAAAGTAAGTTTTGCGATAGTATCACCTGTATCAGGAAAAGCTTCGCTTGAGATTTACAACATGTTTGGTCAAAAACTCCAAACTGTTTACGAAGGTTACTTAACTGCAGGCAGAACTC